From Xylanibacter oryzae DSM 17970, a single genomic window includes:
- a CDS encoding sigma-70 family RNA polymerase sigma factor, whose translation MRQLKINKSITNRESASLDKYLQEIGHEELISVEEEVELAQRIKKGDRKALERLTKANLRFVVSVAKQYQNQGLSLPDLINEGNLGLIKAAEKFDETRGFKFISYAVWWIRQSILQAIAEQSRIVRLPLNQVGSVNKINRALSKFEQENERRPSTEEIANKVDLSEDKVIDAMKVSGRHISVDAPFIDGEDNSLLDVLVNNDAPMADNSLVMESLRSEISRALLTLNERERHIIEAFFGIGEPEMTLEEIGDKYGLTRERVRQIKEKAIRRLRHNTDNQLLKSYLGS comes from the coding sequence ATGAGACAACTGAAGATCAATAAATCTATAACCAACCGTGAAAGTGCATCTCTTGATAAATATCTTCAAGAGATTGGACATGAGGAACTAATCTCCGTTGAGGAGGAAGTTGAACTGGCACAACGTATAAAAAAAGGTGATAGAAAAGCTCTTGAACGACTTACGAAAGCCAATTTAAGATTTGTTGTTTCGGTTGCTAAACAGTATCAGAATCAAGGGCTAAGCCTTCCGGACCTTATAAATGAAGGAAATCTAGGGCTTATAAAGGCTGCCGAAAAATTTGATGAGACGCGCGGATTTAAATTTATATCATATGCTGTATGGTGGATAAGACAAAGTATTTTGCAAGCGATTGCAGAACAAAGTAGAATAGTAAGATTACCGCTTAATCAAGTTGGATCTGTAAATAAGATAAATCGTGCATTAAGTAAATTTGAACAAGAGAACGAGCGGCGCCCATCCACTGAAGAAATCGCCAATAAAGTTGATCTTTCTGAAGATAAAGTTATTGATGCCATGAAAGTAAGCGGAAGACATATATCAGTCGATGCACCTTTTATAGATGGTGAAGACAACAGCCTTCTTGATGTTTTGGTAAACAATGATGCGCCTATGGCAGACAATTCTTTGGTAATGGAATCCCTGCGAAGTGAAATTAGTAGAGCTCTTCTAACACTAAATGAAAGGGAACGTCATATTATTGAAGCTTTTTTTGGAATTGGTGAGCCAGAGATGACTCTCGAAGAAATAGGTGATAAATACGGTCTAACGCGAGAACGAGTAAGACAAATAAAAGAGAAAGCAATAAGGCGACTTCGCCACAACACAGACAATCAGTTATTGAAGTCGTACCTTGGCAGTTAA
- the pheS gene encoding phenylalanine--tRNA ligase subunit alpha translates to MILDKIDKLLKEVNELKASNAEEIEALRLKYLSKKGEITSLMADFRNVASDQKKVVGMKINELKQAAFEKINYLKDQYETAENDSEDIDLTRSAYPIKLGTRHPLTIVKNEIVDIFSRMGFTLADGPEVEDDLHVFTKMNFAADHPARDMQDTFFVETNPEDVTKNILLRTHTSSVQARIMENSKPPIRVICPGRVYRNEAISARAHCFFHQIEGLYIDENVSFKDLKQVLLTFAREMFGADTKIRLRPSYFPFTEPSAEMDISCHICGGVGCGFCKHTGWVEILGCGMVDPNVLELCGIDSKKYTGYAFGLGVERITNLKYQVSDLRMFSENDTRFLKEFEAAN, encoded by the coding sequence ATGATACTTGACAAAATAGACAAGCTTCTTAAAGAAGTTAATGAGTTAAAAGCCTCTAATGCTGAGGAGATTGAAGCTCTTCGCTTAAAGTATTTAAGCAAGAAGGGGGAAATAACATCCCTTATGGCTGACTTTCGTAACGTTGCATCCGACCAGAAAAAAGTTGTCGGCATGAAAATCAATGAATTGAAACAGGCTGCTTTTGAGAAAATAAATTATCTTAAAGACCAGTACGAAACAGCCGAAAATGATAGTGAAGATATAGACCTCACACGTTCAGCATATCCAATAAAACTTGGAACACGGCACCCTTTAACGATTGTAAAGAATGAAATAGTAGACATTTTTTCTCGTATGGGATTTACGTTAGCAGACGGTCCTGAAGTTGAAGATGATTTACATGTTTTTACAAAAATGAATTTTGCTGCAGACCATCCAGCACGCGATATGCAGGATACATTCTTTGTTGAAACAAATCCTGAAGATGTTACAAAAAACATTTTATTGCGCACCCATACCAGTAGCGTACAAGCTCGAATTATGGAGAATTCAAAACCTCCTATACGTGTAATATGCCCTGGACGTGTTTATAGGAATGAAGCAATTTCAGCCCGTGCACATTGTTTTTTTCATCAAATTGAAGGTCTTTATATCGATGAGAATGTATCTTTCAAGGATTTAAAGCAAGTATTATTGACTTTTGCTCGCGAAATGTTTGGAGCTGATACTAAAATTCGCTTGCGCCCAAGCTATTTTCCTTTTACAGAACCAAGTGCCGAGATGGATATTTCTTGCCATATTTGTGGTGGCGTAGGATGCGGATTCTGCAAACACACTGGTTGGGTAGAAATTTTGGGTTGTGGTATGGTTGATCCTAATGTTCTTGAACTATGCGGAATTGACAGTAAAAAATATACTGGTTATGCATTTGGTCTTGGCGTTGAACGTATTACTAATCTAAAATATCAAGTAAGTGACCTCAGAATGTTCTCTGAAAATGACACTCGCTTTCTGAAAGAATTTGAAGCTGCCAACTAA
- a CDS encoding YihY/virulence factor BrkB family protein, giving the protein MDKKVSRLVNFLKIGIWKIDKSDVSPLRYLFYEVIKKVILAIKFFTTKRVMNSAAALTYSTLLAIVPIMAVVFAIARGFGYSKYIEAWFRDALTSQPKVAETIIGFVNSYLVHTKSGIFLGLGIIFMLWTVLMLTSDIENTFNDIWQVKKTRGFFRTCTDYLAMFFLIPIIIVLTSGISIFVGTIFTKMNDYMLLGPLVRSMVFLMPYLFMSLIFTTLYVFMPNTRVKLRYAVIPGILAGVAMQWLQFFYIHSQIWVSSYNAIYGSFAALPLFMLWVQISWSICLFGAELCYTSQNSEDYIFTDTHDISYKYRLMLCCILLSVICKRFDEGQKPYTVLKLKLATNIPTRIISDLLYDMVQSHLVIEISNNEKDEESTYLPAESTGNISIGMMIDRLESHGKWTLNIDLRKTTSKLWSRAYNIRKAYINSSRDILLKDL; this is encoded by the coding sequence ATGGATAAGAAAGTTAGCAGATTGGTAAATTTCTTAAAGATTGGCATCTGGAAAATTGATAAGTCGGATGTCTCTCCTTTGCGCTATCTTTTTTATGAGGTAATAAAAAAAGTAATACTCGCAATAAAGTTCTTCACGACAAAGCGTGTTATGAATTCTGCCGCAGCACTTACATATTCTACATTACTTGCTATTGTACCGATAATGGCTGTCGTCTTTGCAATCGCAAGGGGATTTGGATATTCTAAGTATATTGAAGCCTGGTTCAGAGATGCACTTACAAGCCAACCAAAAGTAGCAGAGACTATAATTGGGTTTGTAAATTCATACCTAGTTCATACTAAAAGTGGAATATTTCTTGGTTTGGGAATTATCTTTATGCTTTGGACCGTCTTAATGTTGACAAGCGATATAGAAAATACTTTTAATGATATATGGCAAGTAAAAAAGACACGTGGATTCTTTCGAACTTGTACTGATTATTTGGCAATGTTTTTTCTTATACCTATCATTATTGTGTTAACTAGTGGAATATCAATTTTTGTTGGTACAATATTTACAAAGATGAATGATTATATGCTGCTAGGACCATTAGTACGTAGCATGGTCTTTCTTATGCCATATTTGTTTATGTCATTAATATTTACTACTTTATATGTTTTTATGCCTAATACTCGTGTAAAACTGCGCTACGCTGTTATTCCTGGAATATTGGCAGGCGTCGCTATGCAGTGGTTACAATTTTTTTATATACATTCACAGATTTGGGTATCAAGTTATAATGCAATATATGGGTCTTTTGCTGCTTTACCTTTGTTTATGCTTTGGGTGCAGATTTCATGGAGTATATGTCTCTTTGGCGCTGAACTATGTTATACAAGTCAGAATTCAGAAGATTATATATTTACAGATACACATGATATAAGTTATAAATATCGTTTAATGCTTTGTTGTATTTTGCTTAGTGTTATATGCAAAAGATTTGATGAAGGACAAAAACCTTATACAGTATTAAAATTAAAATTGGCTACAAATATACCAACACGTATAATAAGTGATTTACTTTATGATATGGTGCAATCCCATCTTGTTATAGAGATTTCTAATAATGAAAAAGATGAGGAAAGCACATATTTACCTGCGGAATCAACCGGTAACATAAGTATAGGTATGATGATTGATAGATTGGAATCACATGGCAAATGGACTCTTAATATTGACTTGCGTAAAACGACAAGCAAATTATGGAGTAGGGCTTATAATATACGTAAAGCATATATAAATAGTAGCCGTGATATTCTTCTTAAGGACCTTTGA
- a CDS encoding thiamine pyrophosphate-dependent enzyme, with protein sequence MKKLLLGDEAIAQGAIDAGISGVYAYPGTPSTEITEYIQTSPFAKERMIHSRWSTNEKTAMEAALGMSFMGKRALVCMKHVGLNVCADPFVNSAMTGTNGGIIVLVADDPSMHSSQDEQDSRFYGKFAMIPTFEPSNQQEAYDMIESAYDFSEKIHLPILMRVTTRMAHSRAVVNIKDEARKENELNYNSKASDWVLLPAFARKRNVIVTGQQSMLEEESLNSKYNKFIEGSNHKLGIITSGIAFNYLNECFPNGCPYPILKISQYPLPKILVNKLTAECDEILVIEEGQPFIEDVLRGIMPGNAIIKGRLSGELPRTGELNPDIVKRSLGLPCEESFAPCEDVTPRPPALCQGCGHRDVYQALNDVLKDYPNARVFGDIGCYTLGFLPPYKAIHSCVDMGASITMAKGAADAGQWPAVAVIGDSTFTHSGMTGLLDAINENANITVIISDNLTTAMTGGQDSAGTNKFEAICRGLGIEDNHLKVVVPLPKNMAEITNTIREEIEYKGVSVIIPRRECMQTLRRHLKQNKTEDKK encoded by the coding sequence ATGAAAAAATTATTATTAGGTGATGAGGCTATAGCTCAGGGTGCGATTGATGCAGGTATAAGCGGTGTATATGCTTATCCTGGTACTCCATCAACCGAAATTACTGAATACATACAGACATCACCCTTTGCAAAAGAAAGGATGATTCACAGTCGCTGGTCTACTAACGAAAAGACAGCTATGGAAGCTGCTTTAGGAATGTCTTTCATGGGTAAAAGAGCTCTCGTATGTATGAAGCATGTAGGCTTGAACGTTTGTGCAGACCCTTTTGTGAACTCAGCAATGACAGGTACAAACGGTGGAATAATTGTATTAGTAGCTGACGATCCTTCTATGCACTCATCTCAAGATGAACAGGATAGTAGATTTTATGGCAAGTTTGCAATGATTCCGACATTCGAACCAAGTAATCAGCAAGAAGCATACGATATGATTGAGAGTGCATATGACTTTTCTGAAAAGATTCATCTTCCAATTCTTATGCGCGTAACAACAAGAATGGCTCACAGTCGTGCTGTTGTCAATATCAAAGATGAGGCAAGAAAAGAAAACGAATTAAATTATAATTCTAAAGCAAGTGACTGGGTCTTACTACCTGCTTTTGCAAGAAAGCGTAATGTCATAGTAACAGGTCAGCAATCAATGCTTGAAGAGGAATCCTTAAATAGCAAATATAATAAATTCATAGAAGGATCAAACCATAAACTTGGTATAATAACAAGCGGAATTGCTTTTAACTATCTAAATGAGTGCTTTCCAAACGGTTGTCCTTATCCTATACTTAAAATAAGCCAATATCCATTGCCAAAAATACTAGTAAATAAATTGACAGCCGAATGCGATGAAATACTAGTAATAGAAGAAGGCCAACCGTTTATTGAAGATGTATTAAGAGGTATAATGCCTGGAAATGCAATCATTAAAGGTAGACTTTCAGGAGAACTTCCACGTACAGGAGAATTGAATCCAGATATAGTAAAGAGATCATTAGGACTTCCATGTGAAGAAAGCTTCGCACCTTGCGAAGACGTCACTCCACGTCCACCTGCACTATGCCAAGGTTGCGGGCACAGAGATGTTTATCAGGCTCTTAATGATGTTCTAAAAGATTATCCTAATGCGCGTGTATTTGGAGATATAGGTTGCTATACTTTGGGATTTTTACCTCCATATAAAGCAATACATAGTTGTGTAGATATGGGCGCTAGCATAACAATGGCAAAGGGTGCTGCAGATGCAGGACAATGGCCTGCGGTAGCTGTAATAGGAGATTCAACATTTACTCATTCTGGCATGACAGGTCTATTAGATGCTATAAACGAAAATGCGAATATTACAGTTATAATAAGTGATAACCTTACTACGGCAATGACAGGTGGACAAGATTCAGCAGGAACAAATAAGTTTGAAGCTATATGTCGTGGCCTTGGTATTGAAGACAATCATCTAAAGGTTGTTGTACCACTGCCAAAAAACATGGCAGAAATTACAAACACCATTCGCGAAGAGATAGAATACAAAGGTGTTAGTGTTATAATTCCAAGAAGGGAATGTATGCAAACATTACGTCGTCACCTAAAACAGAACAAAACAGAAGACAAAAAATAA
- a CDS encoding Do family serine endopeptidase: MAVFFLAVPASALAVSVPGQPVDLTYAAEKSLPCVVHIKYVQNSKVQTVDVQSDPFGDFFSSPFDFFGQGQQDQGNNGTQKRKVQTPKKEASGSGVIISSDGYIVTNNHVVDGADELTVTLNDNKEYSARIVGTDKTTDLALVKIDAKNLPAIAIGNSEDLKVGEWVLAVGNPFNLNNTVTAGIVSAKARSLGANGVESFIQTDAAINAGNSGGALVNVKGELVGINAMLYSQTGSYSGYGFAIPTAIMNKVVSDLKQYGNVQRALIGIQGSDVNNYIDNQKEQGKTVDLGTMEGIYVAKIIDEGSAEAAGMKDGDVITAIDGQPVKKMAELQEFLAKKRPGDKVTITYLRNKHKGTTTLTLKNEQGNTKVVKDADLDVLGANFKEITESQKKQLNINSGLEVLKVSNGKMKEAGINRGFIIQKVNDNTVKTIDDLQKIVKESSTSKDPVLYIQGIYPTGKKAYFAVPLTD; this comes from the coding sequence ATGGCAGTATTTTTTTTAGCTGTTCCTGCATCAGCATTGGCTGTTTCTGTTCCAGGACAACCAGTAGATTTAACTTATGCCGCAGAGAAATCACTACCATGTGTTGTACACATAAAATATGTACAAAACAGTAAAGTGCAGACTGTTGATGTTCAATCTGATCCATTTGGAGATTTCTTCTCAAGTCCTTTCGATTTCTTTGGACAAGGACAACAAGACCAAGGTAATAACGGCACTCAGAAAAGGAAAGTGCAAACCCCTAAAAAAGAAGCTTCAGGTTCTGGAGTCATAATATCTTCAGACGGATATATTGTTACCAACAATCATGTTGTCGATGGTGCTGATGAACTTACTGTAACATTAAACGACAATAAAGAATATTCTGCAAGGATAGTAGGTACAGACAAAACGACAGACTTAGCTCTTGTAAAAATAGATGCAAAAAATCTTCCTGCTATTGCAATTGGAAACAGTGAAGATTTGAAAGTAGGAGAATGGGTCTTAGCTGTTGGAAATCCATTCAACTTAAACAATACTGTAACTGCAGGTATAGTAAGTGCCAAAGCCCGTTCATTGGGAGCAAATGGAGTTGAATCATTTATTCAGACTGATGCTGCGATAAACGCAGGAAATTCAGGTGGTGCACTTGTCAATGTAAAAGGAGAATTAGTTGGTATAAATGCCATGCTCTATTCTCAGACAGGATCATATAGCGGTTATGGATTTGCAATTCCTACTGCAATCATGAACAAAGTTGTTTCAGATCTAAAACAGTATGGTAATGTACAAAGAGCGCTTATTGGCATACAGGGTTCTGACGTAAATAATTATATCGACAATCAGAAAGAACAAGGTAAGACAGTTGACCTTGGAACAATGGAAGGTATATATGTAGCAAAAATTATTGATGAGGGGTCTGCAGAAGCTGCAGGAATGAAAGACGGCGATGTAATTACGGCTATAGACGGACAACCTGTCAAAAAGATGGCTGAACTACAAGAATTCCTAGCCAAGAAAAGACCAGGTGATAAAGTAACAATTACTTATTTACGTAATAAGCATAAAGGTACGACTACTCTTACACTCAAAAATGAACAAGGTAACACAAAAGTAGTAAAAGATGCCGATCTTGATGTGTTAGGAGCTAACTTCAAAGAAATCACAGAATCACAGAAGAAACAACTAAATATAAATTCAGGTCTCGAAGTTCTTAAAGTAAGTAACGGAAAAATGAAAGAAGCTGGTATCAACCGGGGATTCATAATACAAAAAGTTAATGATAACACAGTAAAGACAATAGATGATCTACAGAAAATAGTTAAAGAATCTTCAACAAGTAAAGATCCAGTTCTGTACATTCAAGGTATATATCCGACTGGCAAGAAAGCATACTTTGCAGTTCCACTAACTGATTAA
- a CDS encoding PqqD family protein — protein MKIKKGFNKRTVCNEQIIVAVGKENIDFSNIICINESASLLWDNVIGKDFSIADLVILLTENYDVDETTAINDANKVAKEWIEASIVEE, from the coding sequence ATGAAGATAAAAAAAGGATTTAATAAACGTACAGTTTGCAACGAACAGATTATTGTAGCTGTCGGAAAAGAAAATATAGACTTTAGTAATATAATATGCATTAACGAATCAGCTTCGCTACTGTGGGACAATGTAATTGGAAAGGATTTTTCAATAGCAGATTTGGTAATATTACTAACCGAAAATTATGATGTAGATGAAACCACAGCTATTAATGATGCTAATAAAGTTGCTAAAGAATGGATAGAGGCAAGTATTGTCGAAGAATAA
- a CDS encoding S24/S26 family peptidase: MSKNNIKINEIIFDNSILMPEIVRMLKNGHTVTLRLKGTSMRPFIEGTRDKAILKSPSSPKVSDPVLAEINNGIYVLHRIIDINGEDVILQGDGNIFVEHCRMNDIKGLAIGFYRKGRKNKIDYIYSRKWKIYSYIWIRMLPIRKYLLAFYRIIWLKVFPIE; this comes from the coding sequence ATGTCAAAGAACAATATCAAAATAAACGAAATTATATTTGATAATTCTATTTTGATGCCAGAGATTGTAAGGATGCTTAAAAATGGACATACTGTAACACTCAGGCTTAAGGGAACTAGTATGCGGCCTTTTATCGAAGGTACACGAGATAAAGCAATACTTAAATCACCAAGCAGCCCGAAAGTTTCAGATCCAGTTCTTGCTGAAATAAATAATGGAATATACGTATTACACCGAATTATAGACATAAATGGAGAGGATGTTATACTACAGGGTGATGGTAATATATTCGTCGAACACTGTAGAATGAATGACATAAAAGGTCTTGCAATTGGATTTTATAGAAAAGGTCGTAAAAATAAGATAGATTATATTTATAGTAGAAAGTGGAAAATATATTCATATATCTGGATAAGAATGCTACCAATAAGAAAATATTTATTGGCATTTTACAGAATCATATGGTTAAAAGTTTTCCCTATTGAATAA
- the ligA gene encoding NAD-dependent DNA ligase LigA, with amino-acid sequence MDELNRIEELRKQLHEYNYKYYVLNQPTISDQEFDFLMHELIDLESRHPEFADPNSPSNRVGSDLNQEFIHVKHKYPMLSLANTYNEQDVADFYNSVKRGLKGEDFDICCEMKYDGLSISLTYINGKLVRGVTRGDGVNGDDVTANVKTIRCIPLVLHGQEYPSEFEIRGEILLPWNEFERLNRQREASEEPLFANPRNAASGTLKSQNSKLVANRHLDSYLYYLLGDNLPCDGHYENLMEAQRWGFKISKGMKKVKTLQEIYDFIEYWDSERKNLPVATDGIVLKVNSIRQQNALGYTAKSPRWAIAYKYKAERACTPLQEVTFQVGRTGAITPVANMQAVQLAGTTVKRATLNNEDFIRSFDLHIGDYVYVEKGGEIIPKIVGVDVTKRSFDAKPIDFITHCPECGSELIRIDGESAHYCPNDSGCPPQIKGRIEHFISRKAMNIDSLGPETVDEYYRRGLIKNFADLYDIHVQDINGFDGKKEKSAVKIVKGIADSKNVPFERLVYALGIRFVGETSAKLLARHFKNIDSLANASMEDLQQIAGVGEVMAGSVIGYFHNPVNMEIVNRLRSYGLKMQLSGEQVDTSSNILSGKSIVISGVFKYHSRDEYKQIIESNGGKNVGSISGKTSFILAGDNMGPSKLEKAGRLGVDIVSEDEFLKMI; translated from the coding sequence ATGGACGAATTAAATAGAATAGAAGAATTGCGTAAGCAACTTCATGAATATAATTATAAGTATTATGTTTTGAACCAGCCAACTATTAGTGACCAAGAATTTGATTTCTTGATGCATGAACTCATTGATTTAGAATCACGACATCCTGAATTTGCAGATCCTAATTCTCCATCAAACAGAGTCGGTTCTGATCTTAACCAAGAGTTTATACATGTAAAGCACAAATATCCTATGTTATCATTGGCTAATACATATAATGAACAGGATGTAGCAGATTTTTATAATAGTGTTAAGAGAGGCCTTAAAGGTGAAGATTTCGATATTTGTTGTGAGATGAAATACGATGGATTGTCTATAAGCCTCACATATATTAATGGAAAACTTGTTAGGGGGGTAACTCGTGGAGATGGTGTAAATGGTGACGATGTCACTGCTAATGTGAAAACAATACGGTGTATTCCTTTGGTCCTTCATGGACAAGAATATCCTTCTGAGTTTGAAATACGTGGAGAAATTCTTTTACCATGGAATGAATTTGAAAGACTTAATAGGCAGCGAGAGGCATCAGAGGAGCCTTTATTTGCAAATCCACGTAATGCAGCCAGTGGTACGTTGAAAAGTCAAAATTCAAAACTAGTCGCTAATCGACATCTTGATTCTTATCTATATTACTTACTTGGTGATAATCTACCTTGTGATGGCCATTATGAAAATCTAATGGAAGCACAGAGGTGGGGTTTTAAGATAAGCAAAGGCATGAAGAAGGTTAAAACTCTTCAAGAAATATATGATTTTATTGAATATTGGGATTCAGAACGTAAGAATCTTCCTGTTGCTACAGATGGTATAGTGCTCAAGGTAAATTCTATACGACAACAGAATGCTCTTGGATATACAGCTAAGAGTCCGCGTTGGGCGATAGCATATAAGTATAAAGCAGAACGTGCCTGTACGCCACTTCAGGAGGTCACATTTCAAGTTGGACGTACTGGCGCAATAACCCCTGTAGCTAATATGCAAGCAGTACAGTTGGCGGGCACTACTGTAAAACGTGCTACACTTAATAATGAAGACTTTATACGTAGTTTTGATCTTCATATTGGTGATTATGTTTATGTTGAGAAAGGTGGTGAAATAATACCCAAAATAGTAGGAGTAGATGTTACAAAGCGGTCTTTTGATGCCAAACCAATTGATTTTATTACTCATTGTCCTGAATGTGGTTCAGAACTGATTCGCATTGATGGTGAATCTGCCCATTATTGTCCTAATGATAGTGGTTGTCCACCGCAGATAAAGGGTAGGATTGAACACTTTATTTCACGTAAAGCTATGAATATAGATAGTCTTGGACCAGAAACAGTTGATGAATATTATCGTCGTGGTCTTATTAAAAATTTTGCAGACTTATATGATATTCATGTTCAGGATATTAATGGATTTGATGGAAAAAAAGAGAAAAGTGCCGTTAAGATAGTAAAGGGTATCGCTGATTCCAAAAATGTTCCATTTGAGCGTTTGGTATATGCTCTAGGTATCCGTTTTGTAGGTGAAACATCTGCTAAATTATTAGCGCGCCATTTTAAAAATATTGATTCGCTAGCTAATGCTTCAATGGAAGATTTGCAACAGATAGCCGGTGTAGGTGAAGTTATGGCTGGAAGTGTTATTGGCTATTTTCATAATCCTGTTAATATGGAAATCGTAAACAGGTTGCGTTCTTATGGATTGAAGATGCAACTAAGCGGCGAACAAGTAGATACGTCTAGTAATATACTTTCGGGTAAGAGTATTGTAATAAGTGGCGTTTTTAAGTATCATAGCCGTGACGAGTATAAGCAAATAATAGAATCTAATGGTGGAAAGAATGTTGGTAGTATAAGTGGAAAAACTTCTTTTATACTTGCAGGTGATAATATGGGGCCATCAAAGCTTGAAAAAGCAGGAAGATTAGGTGTTGATATTGTAAGTGAAGATGAATTTCTAAAGATGATATAA
- a CDS encoding B3/B4 domain-containing protein yields MNIIVSEPIKTLCPNFIGAVVEAKVKNSKYNTDLWGEIISFCDKFKTEYTIDSIKQISGIKATRMVYRECGKDPSRYRPAAEALMRRILNGKELYKIDTLVDLINMASLIYGYSIGGFDSDKIAGDTITLGVGKFGEPYVGIGRGSINIEDLPVYRDKYGGIGTPTSDNERTKMTIETTHLFAVINGYDGNIETVKANAEFIQRLLIKYAFSDGGNVSYFK; encoded by the coding sequence ATGAATATAATAGTGTCAGAACCTATAAAAACATTATGTCCTAATTTTATAGGGGCGGTTGTTGAGGCTAAAGTTAAAAACTCAAAATACAATACCGACCTTTGGGGCGAAATTATATCGTTTTGTGATAAATTCAAGACTGAATATACAATTGATAGTATTAAACAGATATCAGGTATCAAGGCTACTCGGATGGTATATAGAGAATGTGGTAAAGACCCCAGTCGGTATAGACCTGCCGCAGAAGCTTTGATGCGAAGAATCCTTAATGGGAAAGAATTATATAAAATAGATACCTTGGTCGATTTGATTAATATGGCTAGTCTTATTTATGGATATAGCATTGGAGGTTTTGATAGTGATAAAATTGCTGGTGATACTATTACGCTTGGTGTTGGTAAGTTTGGTGAACCTTATGTCGGTATTGGTAGAGGTTCTATAAATATAGAAGATCTACCTGTTTATCGTGATAAATATGGTGGCATAGGTACACCAACGAGTGATAATGAACGGACAAAAATGACTATTGAGACCACTCATCTATTTGCTGTTATAAATGGTTATGATGGTAATATTGAAACTGTTAAGGCGAATGCTGAATTTATTCAGCGTTTACTTATTAAATATGCATTCAGTGATGGTGGTAATGTGTCCTATTTTAAATAA
- a CDS encoding DUF4348 domain-containing protein, with translation MKKVVIFVIMLTSFTMCWTGCSDKKHNTDDSTAVDSTDRTAAVDTMEQLISEAPMPKAADELFDDFIFNFAANRKLQYKRIKFPLHVYNGTRIDSLQKSQWKMDHFFMRQGYYTLIFDNLKQMNVVKDTSINHVVIEKISLRKNHVKQYIFNRINGQWMMTSINNQAVYQSTNASFLKFYQHFAVDSAFQSVSLINPVHFVGPDPDDDFSTMEGIITPDTWPAFAPKLPSGLIYNIIYGQQYRTSMQKIFVMRGIANGMEVELTFKKIGKHWKLAKLSN, from the coding sequence ATGAAAAAGGTTGTGATTTTTGTTATTATGTTGACATCATTTACGATGTGTTGGACAGGTTGTTCAGATAAAAAACATAATACAGACGATAGTACTGCTGTTGACTCAACAGATAGGACTGCCGCAGTTGATACAATGGAACAATTAATATCTGAAGCTCCAATGCCGAAAGCAGCAGATGAGTTGTTTGATGATTTTATCTTTAATTTTGCGGCCAATAGGAAACTACAGTACAAGCGAATAAAATTTCCGCTGCATGTGTATAATGGTACCCGAATAGATTCCTTGCAAAAGTCGCAATGGAAAATGGATCATTTCTTTATGCGTCAAGGATATTATACCTTGATATTTGACAACTTGAAGCAAATGAATGTTGTTAAAGATACTTCAATAAATCATGTCGTAATAGAAAAAATAAGCTTACGTAAAAACCATGTAAAACAGTATATATTTAACCGGATAAATGGACAATGGATGATGACATCAATAAACAATCAAGCTGTATATCAATCTACTAATGCTTCATTTTTGAAGTTTTATCAGCATTTTGCTGTTGATTCTGCATTCCAAAGTGTAAGTCTTATTAATCCGGTACATTTTGTGGGTCCTGATCCTGATGATGATTTTAGCACAATGGAAGGTATCATAACTCCTGATACTTGGCCTGCTTTTGCACCAAAGTTGCCTTCTGGACTTATCTATAATATAATTTATGGGCAACAATATCGTACAAGTATGCAGAAAATTTTTGTTATGCGTGGTATTGCTAATGGTATGGAGGTAGAACTTACATTCAAGAAAATAGGAAAGCATTGGAAATTGGCTAAATTGAGTAATTAA